ACGGTAGGCTCAGCGCGCCGGGAGTGAGGGGGGAGACATGAGCCTGCAGCAGCCGGTGGACGGGGATGGGTTGGCTGCGCGCGGCGGCGAAGTCGAAAGCCGCGGCGCTCTGACCACCACCGGGCCGGATGCCACCAGCTGGATGGAGGTGGTGCGCCTGCGCACGCTGCCCGCGGCCGTCGCTCCGGTCATCCTTGGAGCAGGCGCCGCCTCGGCTTTGGGGGCGGTATCCGGGCCTCGAGTCTTGCTGGCGGCGGGCGTTGCCCTAGCGCTGCAGATCGGTTCGAATCTGGCCAACGACTACTCCGATGGCGTACGCGGAACTGATGACGAGCGCACCGGTCCTCCCCGGCTGACCGCCTCCGGCCGGGTCGACCCGCGCAGGGTAAAATACGCGGCCTTCGGCTGCTTCGGCCTTGCCGGCGTGCTCGGACTCGTGCTGGTGGCCCTGGCCGGCCAGTGGTGGCTGTTGGGGGCAGGGGCGGCAGCGGTGGCGGCCGCGTGGTTCTACACCGGAGGTTCGCATCCTTACGGCTACGCCGGACTCGGTGAGGTTTTCGTCTTCATCTTCTTCGGTTTGATGGCGACTTGCGGAACCGTCTATGTGCAGGCCGGGGGCGTGCCCGGGTGGCTATGGCCTGCGGCCTGCGGCATCGGCCTGATCGCTTGTTCCCTGCTTATGGTCAACAATCTGCGTGACATTACTACCGATCCGCGCCACGGGAAGATGACACTGGCCGTGCGATTGGGGGATCGCCGCGCCCGGGGTGCCTTCGTGGTCATGGTGACGGTGCCGGTCGTACTGGCGGTCGTGGCCGTGGTGTGGGCGCGCGCTGATCTGATGGTGCGGGCACCGGGCGGCTCGTCATGGGCTTGGCCGGGCGTTATTGCACTTCTGGTAGGGGTGCTGGCAGTCATGGCCGCCCGCACGCTGCGGCCGGTGTTGTCCGGGGCGACCGGGCGCGCACTCATTCCGGCACTACGCGACGCCGGGCTGTACGAACTCGCCTATGGCGGAGCCCTGGCACTCGCATTGATCGCGGCGGCGTGAGATTGGCCTGATCGGGGCGGAAAGGTTTGCGTCGCATCATAGGAGCGCGTTAGCGTCCTGGTATGGCGAACACGCACTCGATGAACCGGACCGCTGGTAGCGCGCAGGCGCTCGCGGTCATGTGTCGTGGGTGCGTGTGTCCATGCTGCCAGGCGCTCTGAATCCGTCCCTAAGGCACGACGACGCTCTCCGCTCAACCCCGCTTCTCGAGATCCTGCCGTCCTAAAGCCCCGGTACAGCGGGCTAAGACCGTCGGTAGCCCCGCAGACGGCGGTGAGTTCCCCGCAGGGAAGCATCGACGGCGGCGCCGCGCCCCACGCCTGGCAGTATCCCCGCGAATACCCCCGCGCCCGGACACCCCTCTATCTCATCCGCCGACTCGCCTTCCTGACGCCCGCACAAATGTATTGAGGAGACCCAAATGTCCACTCCTGAGAACGCCCCCACCCCAGGCCAGGACTCCGCCGACGACGCCGCTACCGCACCCACGGAGAACGCCTCCGCCCCCGAAACCGGCGGGGTCGGACAGGCCGCGGTCGCCGGCGAAGTCACCGCCGAGAACGCCGCCGCGATCCTAGCCTCCGATGATGCCAATGAGCCCACCGAGTCAGCCAGCGCGCGCGCTCACCTGTCGCGCCGTCGCCTGCTCGCCGTTGGCGGGCTTGCCGCTGCGGCCGTAGCCGGCGGCGCCGCCTGGCTAACGCTGCGCCGCACCAACTCCGGCCTTGTAGGTGCGGCCGAACAGCTGCCGCTGGTGATCGGCGGCGACATCTGCGCCGCCCCGCTTTACGCCGCCTACCACCAGGGCTACTTCGACGACGCCGGGCTGAACGTCACCTTGGCCCGCACTCAGCGCACCGAGGACACCAAGGACGCCCTCAGCGCCGGGAAGTACATCGGCGCCCCCGGCATCTTCTTCTCCTGGTTGGAGCCCATCTACAACGGCATCAACGCCAAGCTGACCGCCGGCTTCCACTCCGGTTGCCTGCAGCTGGTGGTCAACAACGACTCTCCGATCTCCTCCTACGCGGACCTGAAGGGAGCCACCATCGGCGTCCCCTCCCTGGCCTCCTCGGCCTTCGCCTACTTCTCGATCGGCCTGGCCAAGGCCGGCATCAACGTCGACCCCGAGCACGGTGACATCACGTGGACCACCATCGACGAGGACTCCCTGGGCACACGCCTGACCAACGGCGACGTCGATGCGATCATGGGCTCGGATCCGGCCCCGCTGTTGCCCGTATTCGACGGCACAGCCCATGTGATCGAGTCCAATGATGATGAGCCCTTCTGCTGCTCAGTGGCCCTGAACGGCGATTTCGTGGCCAACCGACCCGAGGACGCCAAGGCGCTGACGGAGGCGTGGCTGAAGGGGTCGGACTACCTGGCGGCCTCGCAGGCTAACCGCCGGGAGATCGCCAAGATCGAGGTCGACAACAACTACGTGGCCGCCGAGCAGTCCCTGGTGGAGCAGGTGCTGGAGACCTATGGCTGGGAGGCCTCGGCCACTGCCTTCCGCGAGGCCATCGAACCGGGCATCGAGGACTTCAAGCTCACCGGCTATATCGACGCCGGCATTGGTGCCGCCGAGCTCGCCGACACCGTGTACACGGACCTGGGGATCAACCGGTGAGCGCCCAAGCACAGACGGATGCGGCGGCGGGGCAGCCCGTCCCCGCTGAAGACTCGGCCTCGGCCGATGCTGCTGCGACGCCGCCCGACCGCCCAGCGGCACCGCGCCCCTCCGCGGAGGCACACCGGCGCGCCCGCCTGAGCCGGCTCGCCGGGGCGGCGCTTGCCATCTGGGTCCTGTATGCCGCCGTCGTCGCGGCGGTGCCCGACGCGGCCGACGCGCGCACGGCCAGCACGACGCCGCTGCTGGCGCTGGTCGGCGCCTGGCTTGTGGCGCTGGGGGTGTGGACGGCGGTAGCCCTGGTTCGCCCGGGAACCTCCGCCGCGGGGGCACTCGCGCACCGACTGCCCTGGATCATCTTCTTTGGGGCCTGGTTCATCGTCTGGCAGCTGACCACGGTGAAGTCCGGGCTGCTGGACCCGCCCTACTTCGTCGCCCCGGAGGTGCTTATCGAGGCCTTCCTGGGCGACTGGACGCTGCTGGCGCGCTGCCTGGGCTCCTCCGCGCTGCTGTTCCTGACCGGCTACGCCGTCGGGTCGGTACTCGGCTTCGTCACGGGCCTGCTCATGGGCTGGTCGCGGAGGGCCGACTACTGGCTGCATCCGCTGCTGCAGACGGTTGGGCCGGTTCCGGCGGCTTCACTGCTGCCGCTGGCGGTGCTCATCCTGCCGACGACGTACACATCGGCTGCTTTCATTGTCGCCTTCGGGGCCTGGTTCCCCATGGCGACCATGACCCGTGCCGGTGTGCATGCGGTCCCGCGCTCATACTTCGACGTCGCCCGCACACTGGGGGCCGGCGAGTCCTTCCTGGTTCGTCGCATCGCCATTCCGGCGGCCCTGCCCGAAATGCTCACCGGATTGTTCACGGGCCTTGGCACGAGCCTGGCGGCGCTGATGACGGCGGAGTTGGTGGGGGTCGACCAGGGGCTGGCCTGGTACATCAACTGGGTTAAGGGGTGGGCCGACTACCCGCGCATGTATGTGGGCCTGGCGGTACTGATCATCTTCTGCCGCGCCTTGATGATTCTGCTGTTCAAACTGCGCTCCTCGCTGCTGGCCTGGCAGCAGAACCTGGTGAGGTGGTAACGATGACTGCTTCGACACCCTCCGCTGCCGCCGCGACTTCTGCGTCATCCCAGGCGGACACCGCGTACGCTCCCGCCACCGTCCCCACCGGCCGCGGGGCGCGGGTGCGCCTGACCGGTATCAGCCACCACTACCCGCTGCGACACGATGTAGACCACGGCTGGGTGCCGGCCCTCATGCGGTTGGTTTCTCCCGCCGCCCGTGCCCGCCACGCGGCCGAGGCCGCTAAGCCGGATCAGTTGCCGGTACTGGACGGCATCGACCTGGACATCGCGCCGGGTGAGTTTGTCTCCCTGGTGGGCCCCTCCGGCTGCGGCAAGTCCACGATCTTACGCCTGCTGTCGGGTCTGGAGATCCCCGGCCGGGGCGGTGTAGTCGTCGACGGCGAGGCCGTGACCGGCACCGCCCCCGAGCGGGCCCTGGCCTTCCAGGACGCCACGCTGCTGCCGTGGCGCACGGTGCGGGAGAACGTCGCTCTGGGTCCGCAGGCGCGCGGCCGCACGGAGCCGCGGCGGGTCGAGGCGGCGCTGGAAGTGGTGGGGCTGCGCGACTTCGCCGAGGCTTACCCGACCACGCTGTCCGGTGGTATGGCGCAGCGCGCGGCCCTGGCCCGTGCCCTGGTCAACCGTCCGCGCCTGTTCCTGCTGGATGAGCCCTTCGGCAAGCTCGACGCGCTCACCCGGCTGACCCTGCAGGATGAGATCGCCTCCCTGTGGGCCTCCCAGGGCTTCACGGCGGTGCTGGTCACCCACGACGTGGAGGAGGCGCTGCGCCTGTCCAACCGCGTCATCGTGCTCTCCGAGCGGCCCGCGCACGTGGTGGAGGACATTCGCGTGCCCGAGGGGCTGGGGAGCGACGAGGCCACTGCCGAGTTCCAGCGGTTGCGGCGCCACATCCTCGCGCTTCTGGGCCGCTGACCGGGACCACAGACGGCGCCCGCCCCGGCAGGAGAGTCGGGACGGGCGCCGTCGTCGAGAAGCGCGCGGGCTCACTCAGCGAGTGGCAGCCTCCAGGGCGAACTCCGCGTCGGGCTCGCGGGTGATGCGGTTACGCAGGTCGCGGCGCACGATCTCGATGGACCACATCCACACGATGTGGCCGAAGAACTCCGAGAAGTGCTCCGACCAGGTCTGGGCGCCATCGATCCAGGGGAAGGGGTTGGGTGCCCAGCCCAGCAGGGGCATGACGATCACGTGCGCGCCCACGTACACGAAGACGCCGAAGACGGCACCCTGCCACAGCTTGATCCGTGGGAAGTACTCGGCGGCGATGCAGTAGATCAGGCCGAAGACGATCGCGAAGCTGAAGTGCACGATGAAGGACATGATCGGCAGCTCGTTGTTGGAGAACGTGATCGTCAGGTGCGAGGTTTCCGGGGACATGCCGAACCACTCCAGCATGGCCTGGGGCGGGTTCGTGTCCGAGCGGATGCCGGGTGTGCGCGGCGGGAAGGGTACCTCCCAGCCGAACTTGACCAGGGCGGAGAAGGCGCCGGCGATCAGGCCGACGAGTGTGGCCACGCCGAGGCGGCGGCGGGACGGCTCGGTCGAGCCGAGCAGGTGGGTGATCCAGGCGGGCATGTGGGAACCTCCGGGTATTGCGGCGGGGTCGCCGCGGCGATGATGAGCAGGCGCCCTCGGCGCGTGCTCATCGGGGTCGACCAACGATTTCACGGCGTAGCGCCGGTGTCCAAGCGACCCGGCGGCGAAGGCGGGCGTCGAACTCGTCAACACAACTCCAGCAAGCGCATAGGGTAAAGGTGTGATCTACTACCAAAGGGACGATGAGCACGGCGGAACCGCACTGGGTGTTG
This genomic stretch from Actinomyces qiguomingii harbors:
- a CDS encoding 1,4-dihydroxy-2-naphthoate polyprenyltransferase; its protein translation is MEVVRLRTLPAAVAPVILGAGAASALGAVSGPRVLLAAGVALALQIGSNLANDYSDGVRGTDDERTGPPRLTASGRVDPRRVKYAAFGCFGLAGVLGLVLVALAGQWWLLGAGAAAVAAAWFYTGGSHPYGYAGLGEVFVFIFFGLMATCGTVYVQAGGVPGWLWPAACGIGLIACSLLMVNNLRDITTDPRHGKMTLAVRLGDRRARGAFVVMVTVPVVLAVVAVVWARADLMVRAPGGSSWAWPGVIALLVGVLAVMAARTLRPVLSGATGRALIPALRDAGLYELAYGGALALALIAAA
- a CDS encoding ABC transporter substrate-binding protein is translated as MSTPENAPTPGQDSADDAATAPTENASAPETGGVGQAAVAGEVTAENAAAILASDDANEPTESASARAHLSRRRLLAVGGLAAAAVAGGAAWLTLRRTNSGLVGAAEQLPLVIGGDICAAPLYAAYHQGYFDDAGLNVTLARTQRTEDTKDALSAGKYIGAPGIFFSWLEPIYNGINAKLTAGFHSGCLQLVVNNDSPISSYADLKGATIGVPSLASSAFAYFSIGLAKAGINVDPEHGDITWTTIDEDSLGTRLTNGDVDAIMGSDPAPLLPVFDGTAHVIESNDDEPFCCSVALNGDFVANRPEDAKALTEAWLKGSDYLAASQANRREIAKIEVDNNYVAAEQSLVEQVLETYGWEASATAFREAIEPGIEDFKLTGYIDAGIGAAELADTVYTDLGINR
- a CDS encoding ABC transporter permease, which produces MSAQAQTDAAAGQPVPAEDSASADAAATPPDRPAAPRPSAEAHRRARLSRLAGAALAIWVLYAAVVAAVPDAADARTASTTPLLALVGAWLVALGVWTAVALVRPGTSAAGALAHRLPWIIFFGAWFIVWQLTTVKSGLLDPPYFVAPEVLIEAFLGDWTLLARCLGSSALLFLTGYAVGSVLGFVTGLLMGWSRRADYWLHPLLQTVGPVPAASLLPLAVLILPTTYTSAAFIVAFGAWFPMATMTRAGVHAVPRSYFDVARTLGAGESFLVRRIAIPAALPEMLTGLFTGLGTSLAALMTAELVGVDQGLAWYINWVKGWADYPRMYVGLAVLIIFCRALMILLFKLRSSLLAWQQNLVRW
- a CDS encoding ABC transporter ATP-binding protein translates to MTASTPSAAAATSASSQADTAYAPATVPTGRGARVRLTGISHHYPLRHDVDHGWVPALMRLVSPAARARHAAEAAKPDQLPVLDGIDLDIAPGEFVSLVGPSGCGKSTILRLLSGLEIPGRGGVVVDGEAVTGTAPERALAFQDATLLPWRTVRENVALGPQARGRTEPRRVEAALEVVGLRDFAEAYPTTLSGGMAQRAALARALVNRPRLFLLDEPFGKLDALTRLTLQDEIASLWASQGFTAVLVTHDVEEALRLSNRVIVLSERPAHVVEDIRVPEGLGSDEATAEFQRLRRHILALLGR
- a CDS encoding YagU family protein codes for the protein MPAWITHLLGSTEPSRRRLGVATLVGLIAGAFSALVKFGWEVPFPPRTPGIRSDTNPPQAMLEWFGMSPETSHLTITFSNNELPIMSFIVHFSFAIVFGLIYCIAAEYFPRIKLWQGAVFGVFVYVGAHVIVMPLLGWAPNPFPWIDGAQTWSEHFSEFFGHIVWMWSIEIVRRDLRNRITREPDAEFALEAATR